The DNA region CGCCATGTTGGGGCCGGTGATGATCAGGATCTGATGGCTGTCGTCATCGAGATAGATGTCGTTGGGCACGAATTTTTCGCCGAAGGGCAGCAGCTTTTCCACCACCGGGTGGCGGCCCTGCTTGATTTCGAGCACGGCCCCGTCATCGATCAGCGGCCGCACGTAGTTTTGTTGATGGGCAACTTCGGCGAAGGCGAGCAGGCAGTCCACCGTGGCGAGGGCGCGACCGTTTTCCTGCAGGGCCGCTGCATGCAGGGCGACCTTCTGGCGCAGCTTGTCGAACAGTTCGTATTCCAGCGCCACCAGTTTTTCCTCGGCCTGCAGGATGCGCTCTTCATATTCCTTCAACTCCGGCGTGATGAAGCGCTCGGCGTTCACCAGCGTTTGCTTCCGGATGTAGGAATCCGGCACTTTGGCGAGATTGGGATTGGTGACTTCGAGATAATAGCCGAAGACTTTGGTGTAACCGACTTTCAGCGAGGCGATGCCGGTGCGCTCGCGCTCGGTTTTCTGCAGGTTGGCGATCCAGTCCTTGCCGTGGGTGGCGAGTTGGCGCAATTCATCCAGCTCGGCGGAATAGCCCGGCCGGATGAGATGGCCTTCGGTAACGGAGAGCGGCGGGTCTTCCACCAGCGCGCGGCGCAGTTCTGCGGTCAAATCACTGAGCGGATCGAGCGTGTGGCTGCATTGCTGCAGGAGCGTGCTTTCATATTGCAGCAGCAGGCTTTTCAGCTCGGGGATGCGTTCCTGCACCTGCTGCACGGTCAACAGCTCACGGGCATTGGCGCGCGCCAGGCTGATCTTGGCAACCAGCCGTTCCAAATCCCCGATGCCGCGCAGCCGGCTGGCCAGCTTCTCGCGGCGCGCGGCGTCGGCCAGCAACTCGGCCACCGCGTCCTGGCGGGCGCGAATCGCCGCGGTTTGGCGCAGGGGATGCAAAATCCATTGCACCATTTTCCGGCCGCCCATGGCGGTGCGGGTTTGATCGAGCACGCCCAGCAGCGTGGCGGGTTGATTCTCACCGCGCAGGGCGCGCACCAATTCGAGATTGCGCCGCGTTGCAGGGTCGATGGTCACGAACTCGCTCTCGCTGCGCCGGTGCAGTTGGGTGAGGTGAGCCAGCTCGGTTTTTTGCGTTTCTTTGAGATAGGACAGCGCGCCGCCGGCGGCACAGATGCCGCAGACGAGATCGTCACAGCCGAAGCCTTTGAGCGTGAGCGTGTGGAAATGGCGCGTCAGGCTTTCGTAGGCGTGATCAAAGGCAAAATGCCAGGCCTCACGCGGCGTGATCACGGTCTGAAAGTTTCTGCTGAGGCGCTCGCGCAGCCAATCTTGTTGGTCGTCAGGCACGACAATCTCCGCCGGCTCGATATCCTGAATGACTTCGACCAGGCGGTCGAGCGGCAGCTCATCCAGCATGAATTCGCCGGTGGAGAAATCGATTTGCACGAGGCCCGCGGTTTTCTTCTGCAGATAAAGCGCGAGCAGGAAATTGTTGCGGCGGCTGGTCAGCAGATTGTCGTTGAGCGCGGTGCCGGGGGTGACGACTTCGGTGACCTCGCGCTTGACCACGATCTTGGCGAGTTTGGGATTCTCGACTTGTTCGCAGATCGCGACGCGATAGCCGGCGCGCACCATTTTGGTGAGATAGGTGTCGAGCGCATGATGGGGAAAGCCGGCGAGCGGCACTTCCGCCGCTTTGCCGTGCGCCCGCGCCGTGAGGGTGAGGCCGAGCACCGCGCTGGCGACTTTGGCGTCTTCAAAGAACATCTCGTAGAAATCGCCCATGCGAAAGAAGAGAATGGCATCCTGATGCTGCGCCTTGATGGCAAGGTACTGGCGCATCAGCGGGGTGCTGACCTCGTCTTTGCTGACGGCCTCCGCCGCAGTGGTGTTCTCTGCAGTTGTTTCCGGCGCGCGAGCCAAGCGCGATACTCCTGGGAATCTATCGTGTGAACTGCGGTTTGAATTCGAGTCGTTGCCCGTGAGCGGTCAATTTACAACTGTTGTGACGAAAATCAAGCCATTTGCCCGCTGGCAGCCGCTGCCTGGCACAGGGCCCGGGCATGATGACACAGGGCGTAGTCTAGCCAGCGATGATCGCCACAAGGTGTACGGCCGGCGGCAATGAAACCCATGTGGCCGCCGCTGCGCGTGAGCAGCATTTGCAGCCGCGGATTGCGGGGCAGATCCGCATAGGTTGCGCGCGGCACGAAGGGATCATTCTCCGCGGCGAGCAGGAGGGTCGGCGTGCGAATCGCGTCGAGCATTTGGTGCGCGCTGCATGTTTGATAGTAATCATCCGCCGAAGCGAAGCCGCCCAGCGGTGCGGTCACGCATTGATCAAATCCAAGCAGCGTGAGTTGTGGGGGCAACTGCACCTGCGGAAAATCCGGGAAGTCGACGGCGCGTTCTGCCAACGTCTGCTGGAGCAGTCGCAGGAAGCGGGCTTCATAAAGCGAATTCCTCCGTCGGCTGATGGCGGCGGCACTCAACGCAAGTTTGATCGGCGCGCTCACCGCCAGGGCGCCGGCCAAGTTGGGCGGAGTTGCCCGGCCCTGTTCGGCGAGATACTTCAACAGCATGTTGCCGCTCAATGAAAACCCAACCACGATCAGCGGCTGGTCCGGCGCGCTTTCCGCGCAAAACCGTATGACCGGCTGCAGGTCTTCACTGCGGCCGGCATGATAGAGCCATTTTGCCAGCCCTCTCCCCTGCCCGGCGCCGCGGTGATTCAGCCGAAAAGCCGTCCAGCCCTGCTGTACGAATTTTTGTGCGACGCGCACCATGTAGGGCGAATCAGCCTGCCCGCCCAAGCCGTGCAGCAGCAACACCATGCCGGCGGCAGAACTCGAGCTGTTTTGATTTTCACCCAAAACGACGCGGTCACCAAGCGAAACCGGAATGGTATGCCACCGGGTTTCCGGCAGTGATGGCGGGCTGGCAAGCAGATGGCCGGCGAGCGTTTGGCCGTGGCCGCCGGGCGCCCACCAGGCCGCGGCAAAAGGCTGCAAATGAAAAAACCCAACTGGATCGCGGGCGGCAGTTGGGTTTGCAAACGCAGAATTCAAATTGTCACCGTGGTCATGCCAGCGCTTTTTCCAATGGCGTGTAGGGAAGATCGAAGGCCTCGGCCACGCCCTTGTAGGTCACCATGCCATGCGCAATGTTCACGCCGTAAGCCAGCGCCTGGGATTTGCGCACGGCCTCGGGATAGCCGTGATTGGCCAGTTGAATCGCATACGGCAGTGTGGCGTTGGTGAGCGCGAAGGTCGAAGTCATGGGCACGGCGCCGGGCATGTTGGCCACGGCGTAATGCACGATGCCGTCGACTTCGTACGTGGGATTGTCGTGCGTGGTGGGATGGATGGTTTCGACGCAACCGCCCTGATCGACGGCGACATCGACGATGACCGAGCCTTTTTTCATCAACGACAGCATTTCCCGGGTGATGAGATGCGGCGCTTTGGCACCCGGAATGAGCACGCCGCCGATGACCAAGTCGGCCTGCGCGATGGCTTTGCGAATATTGGCCGGGTTCGACATCACGGTCTGCACGTTCTTCGGCATGACGTCGTCGAGATAGCGCAGCCGGTCGAGGCTCAAATCGAGAATGGTCACGCGCGCGCCAAAACCGGCCGCGATTTTCGCCGCATTCGTGCCGACCACGCCGCCACCCAGGATGACCACCTGGGCCGGTTCCACGCCCGGCACGCCGCCCAGCAAAATGCCGACGCCGCCTTGCAGCTTCTCCAGGCACTTCGCCCCTTCTTGAATC from bacterium includes:
- a CDS encoding alpha/beta fold hydrolase is translated as MQPFAAAWWAPGGHGQTLAGHLLASPPSLPETRWHTIPVSLGDRVVLGENQNSSSSAAGMVLLLHGLGGQADSPYMVRVAQKFVQQGWTAFRLNHRGAGQGRGLAKWLYHAGRSEDLQPVIRFCAESAPDQPLIVVGFSLSGNMLLKYLAEQGRATPPNLAGALAVSAPIKLALSAAAISRRRNSLYEARFLRLLQQTLAERAVDFPDFPQVQLPPQLTLLGFDQCVTAPLGGFASADDYYQTCSAHQMLDAIRTPTLLLAAENDPFVPRATYADLPRNPRLQMLLTRSGGHMGFIAAGRTPCGDHRWLDYALCHHARALCQAAAASGQMA
- the ald gene encoding alanine dehydrogenase, encoding MVIGVLKEIKKNENRVALIPVGVELLKINGHEVLVEKDAGRGSGFQDEDFRRAGATIIAEAAKIYREADMIMKVKEPLPSEYPLLRAGQIVFTYFHFAASRELTEAVIKSKCIAIAYETVQTENKALPLLIPMSEVAGRLSIQEGAKCLEKLQGGVGILLGGVPGVEPAQVVILGGGVVGTNAAKIAAGFGARVTILDLSLDRLRYLDDVMPKNVQTVMSNPANIRKAIAQADLVIGGVLIPGAKAPHLITREMLSLMKKGSVIVDVAVDQGGCVETIHPTTHDNPTYEVDGIVHYAVANMPGAVPMTSTFALTNATLPYAIQLANHGYPEAVRKSQALAYGVNIAHGMVTYKGVAEAFDLPYTPLEKALA
- the mutS gene encoding DNA mismatch repair protein MutS, which translates into the protein MRQYLAIKAQHQDAILFFRMGDFYEMFFEDAKVASAVLGLTLTARAHGKAAEVPLAGFPHHALDTYLTKMVRAGYRVAICEQVENPKLAKIVVKREVTEVVTPGTALNDNLLTSRRNNFLLALYLQKKTAGLVQIDFSTGEFMLDELPLDRLVEVIQDIEPAEIVVPDDQQDWLRERLSRNFQTVITPREAWHFAFDHAYESLTRHFHTLTLKGFGCDDLVCGICAAGGALSYLKETQKTELAHLTQLHRRSESEFVTIDPATRRNLELVRALRGENQPATLLGVLDQTRTAMGGRKMVQWILHPLRQTAAIRARQDAVAELLADAARREKLASRLRGIGDLERLVAKISLARANARELLTVQQVQERIPELKSLLLQYESTLLQQCSHTLDPLSDLTAELRRALVEDPPLSVTEGHLIRPGYSAELDELRQLATHGKDWIANLQKTERERTGIASLKVGYTKVFGYYLEVTNPNLAKVPDSYIRKQTLVNAERFITPELKEYEERILQAEEKLVALEYELFDKLRQKVALHAAALQENGRALATVDCLLAFAEVAHQQNYVRPLIDDGAVLEIKQGRHPVVEKLLPFGEKFVPNDIYLDDDSHQILIITGPNMAGKSTYLRQVALIVLMAQIGSFVPAAEARIGMVDKIFTRVGASDNLAGGESTFLVEMNETANILNNATSRSLVLLDEIGRGTSTYDGLSIAWAVVEYLHENAKIAARTLFATHYHELIELEKLFARVKNYNVLVKEWGDQVVFLRRIVAGGCDHSYGIHVAQLAGLPAKVIRRAKQVLTTLEQQSLERANLSAEGEPAAAGQVQLDIFSQQDQRVRAALLQLDLNNLTPLEAMQQLAHLQKLANE